In the genome of Anabaena cylindrica PCC 7122, the window GTAATGTAGTAGCGATCGCTCAATTAACAGGAGTCTGTGCTTTAGTATTTCTTGTGCGTGGCTTTTTTCAGTCTATGCAAGATTTATACATGGCACGCGCAGCTTTAAGAATTGCTTTTCACCTCCGTCAACAAGTTTACACACACTTACAAAAGCTCAATCTCAGCTATTTTGAAACTGCAAAAGCTGGTGATTTATCTTACCGTCTCACTGAGGATGTTGACAGGGTTGGGGAAGTCATCAATAAGCTTTTTCATGATTTTGCACCTTGCGTTTTGCAGTTGTTAGCAATTCCCATTTACATGATTTACTTGAATTGGCAACTCACTTTGGCCACAGTGATAGTTGCGCCAATTATGGGAATTTTAATTGGTTGGTTTGGAGAACGTTTACGGAAATATTCGCTCAGAAGTCAAAATCGAGTTTCTGATTTATCTGCTATTCTCACAGAAGTATTCAGTGGTATTCGGTTAATTCAAGCTTTTGCAGCGGAAAACTATGAAATTGCGAGATTTAGCCATGAAGCAGAACGCAGTTTAAAAGCTAAATATTCAGCAGAAAAATTAAAAGCAATTCAAATTCCCATTGTGGGATTTTTGGAAGCTTTGAGTGCTTTGTCTTTGCTGATGGTGGGAACGTGGCAAATTTCTCAAAATAATTTAACGGTAGGAGCTTTTTTCAGTTATTTAGCAGCAGCAGCTTTGTTAATTGATCCTATCGGTCATACTACTAATAACTATAACGAATTTAAACAAGGTGAGGCTTCAGTTGACCGAGTATTTGAGTTGTTAGCAATTCAACCGACGGTATTAGAAAAGCCAAATGCAATTAAGCTGCCAGCAGTAGATGGCAAAGTTGAATATCGTGATGTGACTTTTGCTTATAAAG includes:
- a CDS encoding ABC transporter ATP-binding protein, which gives rise to MKTRSNYWLLLPYIRTQWETVAKGFVGILGYVLATLTLINIAGKLAVPFGQGNVVAIAQLTGVCALVFLVRGFFQSMQDLYMARAALRIAFHLRQQVYTHLQKLNLSYFETAKAGDLSYRLTEDVDRVGEVINKLFHDFAPCVLQLLAIPIYMIYLNWQLTLATVIVAPIMGILIGWFGERLRKYSLRSQNRVSDLSAILTEVFSGIRLIQAFAAENYEIARFSHEAERSLKAKYSAEKLKAIQIPIVGFLEALSALSLLMVGTWQISQNNLTVGAFFSYLAAAALLIDPIGHTTNNYNEFKQGEASVDRVFELLAIQPTVLEKPNAIKLPAVDGKVEYRDVTFAYKAGEPVLNNISLLVKPGQAIALVGASGAGKTTFVNLLPRFYDPEVGTIFIDGVNIRDVTLNSLRKQIGIVPQETIMFSGTIAQNIAFGQKVYDLSTVEDAAKIANAHQFIQQLPEGYNTWVGERGVNLSGGQRQRIAIARAVLLNPQILILDEATSALDSESEALVQEALERLMKNRTVLIIAHRLSTVRKCDRILVLEKGQIVESGNHEELLALEGRYARYYAQQFS